The DNA region TCTTCATGTTATATTTATTTACACATCATTTATATTATGATTTTTTCTAGACTTTGTTTACAATCGTTATTTAAATTCAGCCATACACAGAAATCCATCTTCTTTTCAACACTCTAAAGACAAGGACGGCCATGACATATTCTGTAAAAGAAATCCTGCATCTCGAAGTATCTCCGGCACTGGGCTGCACCGAGCCGGTAGCCATTGCCCTTGCCACTGCTGCTGCAGCCTCGGTCATGCCCGAAAAACAGCCGGATAAAATCGAAGTCTGGGTTGATCCCAATATATATAAAAACGGGCTGGCAGTTATCATCCCCGGAACAGGCGGGCTGAACGGCCTCGATACAGCAGCTGCCCTTGGTGCGCTTTACGGTGATCCCGCATTGGGGCTGGAAGTTCTTGAACCGCTCAACGAGACCTCAACCAAAGAAGCCTGCAAATACAAAGAGAGCAACCCCGTAACTGTAAACCTGCTCGAAAACAGACACGGCATCTATGTACGGGCACTGCTCAGCTACGGCAAAAGCAGTGTGGAAACAATCATTGAAGGCGTACACGACAATATCATTTCCCTGACCCTTGACGGTAAACCGGTCAAAGATTCTGCGCTGGTTAAAACCCAGCAGGCCCAGAAAACAGACATGTCCAGACTTGAGGACTATATAAAAACCCTCTCCCTTTCCGAACTTGTGGACATGCTCAGCGAACTGGATGAAGAAGACTTCGCATTCCTTCAGGAAGGCATTACCTACAACATGCGCCTTGCCGACCACGGCCTGAAGCACGGCTCCGGGCTGGCCGTGGGGGCCACTCTTGAAAAACTGGCCCGCATGAAAATTCTCAGCCGGGACATGATTCTGGCCGCACGCATTGTCACTTCGGCAGCTTCAGATGCCCGCATGGGCGGCATCAAACTTCCGGCCATGAGTTCCGGGGGGTCCGGTAACCATGGCTTGACTGCCATTCTGCCTATCCATGCTGTCAGCGAATATGTAGACTGCTCTGAAAAAACCATGCTCGAAGCCATTGCCCTGAGCCACCTTGTCACCGCCTACGTGAAGGCGCAGACCGGGCGGCTATCCGCTGTATGCGGATGTTCTGTTGCAGCCGGAGCCGGAGCAACCGCCGGAATAACCTATCTCATGGGCGGCACCCCGGCCCAGATGTCCGGGGCCATCACCAACCTCACCGAGGACCTTGCCGGGATCATCTGCGACGGAGCTAAATGCGGCTGCGCACTCAAGCTGGCCACTGCCGCAGGAACAGCTGTGCAGGCCGCGCTGTTCGCCATCCACGGTGTAAACGTCCATTCCACAGACGGCATTATCGGCGCGTCCCCCGAGCAGACCATGCAGAACATCGGCACCCTCAGCACGCAGGGCATGATTGACACGGACCGAACCATCCTGAAAATCATGCTTGAAAAACACTTTGCCGGCACGGAAAACTGAAAAGACATGGAAAAATAATACAAAACTATTGATTAAGGTCTGCCAATACCTTAATTTTAATTGAGTAAAAATTGCTACCAACAACCGTCAACCCAATTACCGGAGGACTTTCATAATGCATAGCAGAAAAGTTGTTTTAACCCTGACAGTTGCCTTAGTCGCTCTTCTGGCCTTCGGCTCTATGGCCTTTGCGGAATCCAGAATTGTACTCAAACCCAAAGTTGATGCCTTCGCATATTTCGTAGACACCTCTCCGTCCATGTCCCAGTCTTACGGCTCCACCGGCAACCCTAAAATCATTGCCGGACTCAACGCCTTGAAAAGACTGAACAACGTTGTTCCCGAGCTGGGTTACGACTCTGCTCTTTACGCCATGCCCGACTTTGCGACCTACGCTCCCAAATCAATTTTCAGCAGATCAGCCATGGCTAAAGGACTCGCTTCCGTACCCAGCGACCTGCCTTTCTTCCAGTCCACCCCCATGGGCGAAGGCTTTGAAGATCTTGATAATGCAGTCCAGAACTGGCAGGGCAAATTCGCGGTAATCTTTGTTTCCGACGGTCTGTCCAACAGCGGACGCAGCCCCATCCGTGTTGTTTCCGACATGGCTAAAAAATACGGTGACCGTTTCTGCCTGCACGTCATCAGCGTTGCCGACACCGCGAAAGGCAAGTCCAACCTGAAGCGCATGGCCAGCCTAACCCCCTGTGGTGTTTATGTTGACGCCACCGCCCTCGCAGACAAAGCTGTTCTCGATAAATTCGCGCAGGACGTATTCTACACTCAGGAAGAAGAACTCATCGTTGAAGTAATTGAAGAAGTAGTAATCACCCCGGTAGTTCCGGTTCAGGAAAAAATCGTTTTCCGCAACTTCAACTTCGGTTTCGACAAATACCAGATCACTGATGAAATGGTTCCCGCACTGACCGAAGCAGCTGCACTGCTCGACGAATTCCCCAACCTCAAGGTTCTGGTTGGCGGACACACTGACTCCTCCGGCTCCGAAGCATACAACCAGGGCCTCTCCGAGCGCAGAGCCAGGGCCGTTGCCGACTGGCTGGCAGCAAACGGTGTTGCTCCTGAACGGTTGCAGGTAAAAGGCTACGGCGAACTGAACCCCAAGTATGACAACAAGACCAAAGAAGGACGCAAGCTTAACCGCCGCGTTGAAATCGACGTAGAAGACTAGAAGTCTCGACAATAAAAAAGGGTGGAAGGATAATTCCTTCCACCCTTTTCTTAATTTGGAGTACCTGATGAAACTTGCCCGCAAGCTTTTGACATCACTTTTTATCTGCCTGCTGCTCTGCGCAACGGCATCCGCCTCACAGCCCGGAACACCGCAGGAACTTGCTAAATTTAAAAATTTCGCCATCGGCTGGGTGGTCAAGCTGAACAAAAGCCACATCAAAGGATTCAGCCGCATGGAGATTCTCCCGCAAAAGGACGGCAGCTATCTTGCCCGCTATCACGCCATTTCACCCGACACTATATCCTGCAAAGTAAAAAGAACCAGTGCCAAGTCCAAAGGCATGGTCGGCTTGCTCAAATACATTGAGACCATCTACGAAAGCACCGGAAAAAACCCGCAGGAAGCACGGGCCAACAAATTCAAACCCGTAAAAAATATCCGCATCACTGAAATTTTCAGCAACTCCGGCAAAGGCTGGCGTTAAAGGCAGCCTTCGGCGACCCTGCCGGGGGCCTTAAACCCTTTTGAAAAAAGGGTTTAAGAATCCCAAAACTTTTTAGTAAGCTTCGCATATAGAGCGGCAAAACAGCTTTAAAAATATGAACGCAATATCTTGATTGATATTGCGTTTTTCTATTTGAAAGCTGCCTAACCAAACTGTCTGCGAAGCTTACTAAAAAGTTTTGAGGGGATGGGGTCTGGGGAAGGGGAACTTTTCCCAAAAGTYCCCCTTCCCCAGCCGCCGGAGGCAAACAAAAACGGCCCCCTTACGCAAAAGCGGAAGGGGGCCGTTTAATTTATTTACGATAATCTTACTTGAATCGTTCGACCAGCTGACTCAGTTTTTCAGCCATTTCCGCCACTTCCTGAATATTGGAGTTGGCATTCTGAATACCTTCGGACAAGGCCTGCGAAAGACTGTTGATTTCGGTGACGCTGTTGTTGATCTCGTCACTGGTGGCAGTCTGCTGCTCGGCAGCTGTTGCAATAGCCCGGACCATATCGGCAATGGTTTCACTTTCGTTTACGATCTGATCAAGAACACCGCCTGCTCCTTCGGCCATCTGCACGGAGTTTTCAACTCTGCCCTGTACGCCGCCCATCTCGGACACCACCTGATTGGTGGACTGCTGAATGAGGGAGATGGCACTTTCAACTTCGTTGGTAGCACCCATGGTTTTTTCTGCCAGCTTGCGGACTTCGTCGGCAACGACTGCGAAACCGCGTCCGGCCTCACCGGCACGGGCTGCTTCGATAGCTGCGTTGAGTGCCAGCAGGTTGGTCTGGTCGGCAATATCGTTAATCACGGACATGACCTCGCCGATATTAATGGCCCGCTCCGAAAGGTCGGCCAGCATACCGGAAAGCTTTTCCGTGGTTTCGGTAACAATATGAATTTCTGAAACAGTGTTGCTGACCACCTGTCCACCGTCACGGGCAACGGAATTGGCCCTGTCGGAAGCTTCGGCGGTTTCGCTGGTATTCTGGGCAACCTCAAGCACTGTGGCGTTCATTTCTTCCATGGCGGTGGCGACCTGTCCGGTCTGCATGGCAGTGGTATCAACACCTGAAGTAAGCTCATTCATCTGCTGCGAGAGCTCTGTGGTGTAGGAAAGCAGATTCCTTGCCACTTCAGTCACCTCGTTCGCAACTTCAAGCAGAGCTTCCTGCTGCTGCTCAATATGCTTACGATTGGCCTCCTCTTCAGTGAGATCAATTGTCACCGCGATGGCTCCGACAGTCTCATTTTCGGCATTAAGCAAAGGTGAAACCTGATAACGCAACGGGAATTCCACCCCGTCTTCCCTTTCATATCTTAGCAACCCTCTGGGCTTTGCTCCGGATGTTATGGACTTGCCTTCACTGCGGAAAATATCTCCCACAGGCTTGCCGAGCACATCAGACTCAGTCTTGCCGAGGATTTCGAGCAAACGACCATTGATGAAGTCAAACCTGTCCTCGCCGTCAGTCACGAACATAGGTACATTAATGCCGCTGAGCACACCACGGTTGTAAACCAGCTGATCCTTGATCTGCCGGGCCATTTCACCGAGGTTATCCCCAAGCAGACCAAGCTCGTCACAGCTGTCCACATCAAACTTCGCATCAAGGTCACCCTGTGCGAAATCACTGGTCGCACCGGAGATAATCTGGATGCGGTTCACAATAGACCTGCGCATGAAGAACAGGAGAGCTGCGAGCAGGGAAATGAATCCGCAAAAAGAAAGTGCCGCCCCTTTAAACTGGGAGGCATGGAAAGTTGCGAACTGATGCGAAACATCCTGCACCATGACCAGTGAACCGAGAACCGGCTGTCTTCTGCCATGGCAGTGGTAGCAGCCTTTTTCGTTTTTGATTGTCTCCACCTCAACAAAAACTTCCCTGCCGTTAATTTCGGAAAGAAGTCCGTCTTTAAGGGGATTCTTAAGGCTGTTCGCAATAATGGAATTTATATCCTTATCACGAATTTTATCTTTGATGTCGGAACGGATATCACCGGTATTAGTGGAGTAGGTGATGTTGCCCTTAAAGTTGGTCAGGTAAATCTCAACATCTTTATATTTTTTGGAAACAGTAGCGAATTTTTCAGTTGTTGCACGGTTATCACCCTTTGCCATGGGCTCACGGATGGCCAACTGCAGCATGTCCGCAGTTTTATAGGCATTACTTTCAATCTCTTCCATCATGGTATTCTGCTGCCAGAAAGAGTTGGCAAGGAAGAGGATAATAAAAGCAGTGGCCGTAAGCAAAGAGGTCAGGACCATAACTTTGTTGCCGAGGGAAGTCTTGATAAAATTCATACCCGCCTCCCTAGTGCGCACCGCCGAAAATCAGCGGCTTGTAGTTAAAGTTATTGACCCTTTCCGCATTGTGGCAGACTTCGCATTCTTCGATGGTCATTTTGAGTTTGATCAATTCAGGATCACCGTCTTCCACATGCAGGGAACCGGGACCATGACAGACTTCACAACCGGCATCGGCAAGGTGGGGGGTCTCTTCAAAAGAAGTAAAACCGCCGGGCTTCCCATATCCGGTAGCATGACAGACAAAACATTCCTTCAGTTCATCGGCATCGAGATCTGAAGCCATTATCTTCACGCTTTTAGCGGAATGGGCTTTTTTGGAAAATTTTTTATAGTTGCGGTATTCCACTTCGTGACATTCTTCGCATGCCTCAGACCCCACGTATACAGCCGAATCGGTTATCCCGTATCCGGCCAGCGCACAGCTGTAAACAACAATGACCGCAACAAACACCCCTATTCGCACGGCAAAACCTCTTCCCATCATAATTACCCCATTGTTTTGACAGTCCCTATCACCAAACAACCCCAGACACCACTTCCGTATACATTATGGCCGTCCCACTCTCAGATTCGGTCTCGAACTATATATATGTACTCCTATTTGAATACCTTTTTTTAATATAGAAGTGAAGTACAATTTAACATTCTGACAACCAACAGTAACAAGAACACAACATTTGGTTTTAAACCAACTCAGTTATAAACCACCTCAAAACTTGTCTCAATAAAAAAAACATAAAAAACAAGCCCAACCATTATATTTTAAATCTCATTGTCACCACACTCAGGCAACGTAATAGGCAAACAGATTATCTATCGTCTTTTTTCAAAAAGACTTAAGGAGATTAAGCGAAATTTTAGTTGCCTGATTTTTAAATTATCCACAAAGTAACTTTAAGATAAAGAAACAGCGTTGAAACACGTTATTACCACTTGCAGTATACCTAGAAGTTCTGGCAGAATACGGCCTCTTAAGAATCCATACTCTGTCAATAATCTTTAAGCCAATCTACGGAAACTAAAGGTCTGCTCCACCGGACTTTTAAAGCGGAAGGCGGCTACTCATTTATGGGAATAGTTAACATTACCAAGACTTACGATGCCGATTTTGTAAAGCAGGTAGAAAAAGAAAGCGGACAGGACATGTCCCTTTGCTACCAGTGCGGTAACTGTACCGCCGGGTGCCCGTACACATTCGCGTACGACATCCCTGTAAGCAGAATCATGCGTCTCGTTCAGGCAGGGCAAAAGGATACCGTGCTCAAGTGCAAATCCATCTGGCTTTGCGCAACCTGTGAATCCTGCACCACAAGGTGCCCCAACAACATCGACGTGGCCCACATCATGGATGTGCTGCGCCACATGGCCCGCAGGGAAGGATACGCTTCCGTACCCACGGTCAAAAAATTCTGGGACAGCTTCCTCGATTCCGTTGAAAACAACGGAAGAGTGTTCGAAGTGGGCCTGCTTGCGGCTTATGTAGCCAAAACAGGACGTTTCTGGACCGACCTTGATCTGGGACCGAAAGTGCTGCCCAAAGGCAAAATGCATTTCAAACCCCACGAAATTCAGGGCAAGGATGAAATCAAAAAAATCTTCAAGAGATTCGAAGAGGAGTCCCGCAAATGAGTGATTCCTTAACATACGCCTACTATCCCGGATGCTCCGGATCAGGAACATCCATGGAATATGACATGTCCACCCGGGCTGTCTGTGATAAGCTGGGCATCCGGCTGACAGACATCCCGGACTGGAGCTGCTGCGGTTCCACCCCGGCTCACACCGTGGACCACACCCTTTCCAGTGCACTCTCCGCCCGCAACCTGCAGTTGGTGGAGAAGATGAACATGGACACCGCAATCACCCCCTGCCCCAGCTGTCTGACCAACCTCAAGACCGCAGAACATCGTATGGAAAAAGACGAGATGCGCGACAAGGTCAACAAACTGCTGGACAATCCCTACAACGGCGGGGTTGCGACCAAATCCGTGCTCCAGATCATCGTGGAAGACTTAGGTCTTGACGCGCTGAAGAAAAGCACCATCAAACCGCTCAAAGGGCTGAAAGTTGCCGCCTACTACGGCTGCATCATGAACCGTCCCCCGGAAGTGATGAACTTCGATGACCCCGAACACCCCATGGCCATGGACAACATCATGAAAGCCATGGGTGCCACCGTACTGCCCTTTCCTTTAAAGGTAGAGTGCTGCGGTGCCTCCTTCGGTATTCCCCGCAAGGATGTGGTCATGAACCTGTCCGGAAAGCTGCTTGACGTGGCAGACGATCTCGGTGTTGACGCACTGGTTACCGCCTGCCCCCTGTGCCAGATGAACCTTGACCTGCGCCAGTCTCAGGTCAACTCCGCCACAGGTGCCAGGCACGACCTGCCCATCTTCTACTACACCCAGCTCATGGGTATCGCCCTCGGCATGAGTGAAAAAGAAATGGGAATGGACAAGCTCTGCGTGAGCCCCCGTAAAGCTCTTGCCGCCATCGGCAAAGAAGAGAAAAAATAGCGGAAACCCTGCTAAGGAGAAGACTTAAATGAAAATAGGAGTCTTTGTCTGCCATTGCGGGACAAACATCGAAGGTACCGTGGACACCGCTGCCGTTGCCGCAGCCGCACGGGAATTCCCCGGTGTTGTTTTCGCAACAGATACAATGTACGCCTGCTCCGAACCCGGACAGGACGAGATCATAGAAGCAATCAAGGAACACAAACTCGACGGCGTGGTCGTGGCATCCTGCACACCCAGAATGCACGAACCCACCTTCCGCAAAACCCTCGAAAGAGCGGGCCTTAACCGCTACCTTTTCGAGATGGCCAACATTCGCGAACACGTTTCCTGGATCGGTCGGGACCGCGAAGCCAACACCAATAAATCCGTTGACCTTGTCCGCATGGCAGCGGCTAAACTGCTCAACAACAAACCCCTCAATGCCAAATTCTTTGACATGAACAAAAGGGTTATGATTGTGGGCGGCGGTGTTGCCGGTATTCAGGCTGCGCTTGACTGCGCGGACGGCGGCCTCGATGTTATCCTTGTTGAAAAAACATCCTCCATCGGCGGTAAGATGGCTAAACTGGATAAGACTTTCCCCACTGTGGACTGCTCCAGTTGTATCCTCGGCCCCCGCATGGTTGACGTTGCCCAGCACCCAAACATCACCCTTTACGCCTGCTCGGAAATTGAGGAAGTAAACGGTTATGTGGGTAACTTCTCTGTTAAAGTTAAAAGAAAAGCCACTTATGTTGACTGGGACAAATGCACCGGTTGCGGAATCTGCATGGAAAAATGCCCCAGCAAAAAAGCTGACAACCCCTTTGACGAAGATCTGGGTAAAGCACCCGCCATCAATATTCCCTTTCCGCAGGCCATCCCCAAGAAAGCGGTTATTGATCCCAACTTCTGCATCAAAATCAAACGCGATAAATGCGGCGTATGCGCCAAGGTCTGCCCCTCTGAAGCCATCGTTTACGATCAGGTGGATGAATTCGTAGTTGAAGAAGTGGGCGCAGTTGTTGCGGCCACCGGTTTCGACCTCGTGGACTGGACTGTATACGGAGAATACGGCGGCGGTGAATACCCCGACGTAATCACCTCCCTGCAGTACGAACGCATGCTCTCCGCTTCCGGCCCCACCGAAGGTCACATCAAGCGTCCTTCCGACGGCAAGGAACCCAAGAACGTGGTCTTCATCCAGTGCGTAGGCTCCCGTGACAAATCCATCGGACGTCCCTACTGCTCCGGTTTCTGCTGCATGTACACTGCAAAGCAGGCCATCCTGACCAAGGACCACTGCCCGGATTCACAGTCCTACGTATTCTACATGGATATCCGTTCCCCGGGTAAGATGTTCGATGAATTCACCCGCAGGGCGCAGGAAGAATACGAAGCACGCTACATCCGTGGTCGCGTGTCCATGATCTACCCCAAGGGCGACAAACTCGTTGTCCGCGGCGCCGACACCCTCATGGGTGAACAGGTCGAAGTGGACGCGGACCTCGTAGTCCTCGCTGTGGGTGCTGAAGCTGCCGTGGGCGCATCCGATCTGGCCAAGAAGCTGCGCATCTCCTACGATGCCTACGGTTTCTTCATGGAAGGCCACCCCAAACTCAAGCCTGTTGAAACCAACACCGCCGGGGTTTTCCTGGCCGGTTCATGTCAGGGTCCCAAAGACATTCCTTCCTCTGTTGCGCAGGGTAGCGCGGCAGCGGCAAAGGTTCTGGCCATGTTCGCCAAGGACCAGCTGGAAAGTGACCCCGCGGTTTCTGTAGTTGATATCAAACGCTGCATCGGTTGCGGCAAATGCATCAGCACCTGCCCCTTTGGAGCTATTAAAGAAGTAGACTTCCGCGGGCAGCCCAAAGCTGAGGTGATTGAAACAATTTGTCAGGGCTGCGGTATCTGCACATCCACCTGTCCGCAGGGTGCAATCCAGCTCCAGCACTTCACTGACAATCAGATTCTTGCGGAGGTTAACGCAGTATGCCGGTTCTAGAAGGTAAAGAACTCAGAATCGTCGGTTTTCTCTGCAACTGGTGCTCCTACGGCGGTGCTGACACCGCAGGCGTAGGAAGATTCACCCAGCCGACTGACCTGAGAGTCATCAAGGTTCCCTGTTCAGGCAGGATTGATCCTCTGTTTATTGTGAAGACACTCATGTCCGGTGCGGACGGAGTGCTCGTGTCCGGTTGTCACCCCAATGACTGCCACTACGCTGAAGGTAACTTCTATGCCCGCCGCAGGCTGGAAATGCTCAAAAGGTTCATCCCCATGCTGGGAATCGATCCTGAGCGTTTCGACTACACCTGGGTTTCCGCATCAGAAGGCCAGCGCTGGCAGGAAGTTGTGACCAAGTTCACCGAACAGATTCACAAACTCGGCCCGGCCCGTAAGATCGAAGGCCCGGATGCTGAGGAGACACTCAAATTGATGGAAGCATCCCTTTAGCCGGGGCTGTTCCACCTAAGGAGAAACAGAGTGAAAAATCTGGAAGATCTTAAAAAGCAAATCAAGGACGGACTGTCTGAGCTTGATGTGGTCATCGGCTGGACGGACAGCTTCGATCCCCTGCACGCCACTCCGCACTTCATGCGCAGTGAAGCAGATGTAGATAAATTGAAAGTGGACGCACTCTGCGTTCACAACCTTGCCACCTACCTGCCCTCCCTGAAGGGCAAAAAGGTCGGTATCGTGGTCAAAGGCTGCGACAGCCGCAGCGTAGTTGAACTGCTGCAGGAAAACCTCATCAACCGCGACGACGTAACCATCTTCGGTTTCGGCTGCAGCGGCGTTGTGGATCAGGTCAAGATCCGCCGCGCTGTAGGTGATGCAGGCATGGTTGAATCCTGCGAAGTGAGCGATTCTGAAGTAAAGCTCACCGTCGCAGGCAAAGAGCACAAGCTGCCCATGGCAGACGTTTTGGCCGACAAATGCCAGACCTGCCGCTACCCCAATGCAGTTCTCTCCGACCAGTTTGTCGGTGAAGAGATCAAAGCAACCGCTTCCTTTGAAGACGGCTACAAGGATCTCGAAGAGTTCGAAGCCAAGTCCACCGAAGAAAAATTCGCATTCTGGCTTGGTGAGATGGACCGCTGCATCCGCTGCTACGCCTGCCGCAACGCATGCCCCATGTGTGTATGCCGCGACCATTGTGTAGCGCAGTCCCGCGATCCGCACTGGCTCAGCCAGGAAGCCCACGTCCGCGACAAGTGGATGTTTCAGGTTATCCACGCTTACCACCTCACCGGTCGCTGCACCGAGTGCGGTGAGTGCCAGCGCGCCTGCCCGGTAGACATTCCCATCC from Desulfovibrio sp. JC010 includes:
- a CDS encoding serine dehydratase subunit alpha family protein codes for the protein MTYSVKEILHLEVSPALGCTEPVAIALATAAAASVMPEKQPDKIEVWVDPNIYKNGLAVIIPGTGGLNGLDTAAALGALYGDPALGLEVLEPLNETSTKEACKYKESNPVTVNLLENRHGIYVRALLSYGKSSVETIIEGVHDNIISLTLDGKPVKDSALVKTQQAQKTDMSRLEDYIKTLSLSELVDMLSELDEEDFAFLQEGITYNMRLADHGLKHGSGLAVGATLEKLARMKILSRDMILAARIVTSAASDARMGGIKLPAMSSGGSGNHGLTAILPIHAVSEYVDCSEKTMLEAIALSHLVTAYVKAQTGRLSAVCGCSVAAGAGATAGITYLMGGTPAQMSGAITNLTEDLAGIICDGAKCGCALKLATAAGTAVQAALFAIHGVNVHSTDGIIGASPEQTMQNIGTLSTQGMIDTDRTILKIMLEKHFAGTEN
- a CDS encoding OmpA family protein; this translates as MHSRKVVLTLTVALVALLAFGSMAFAESRIVLKPKVDAFAYFVDTSPSMSQSYGSTGNPKIIAGLNALKRLNNVVPELGYDSALYAMPDFATYAPKSIFSRSAMAKGLASVPSDLPFFQSTPMGEGFEDLDNAVQNWQGKFAVIFVSDGLSNSGRSPIRVVSDMAKKYGDRFCLHVISVADTAKGKSNLKRMASLTPCGVYVDATALADKAVLDKFAQDVFYTQEEELIVEVIEEVVITPVVPVQEKIVFRNFNFGFDKYQITDEMVPALTEAAALLDEFPNLKVLVGGHTDSSGSEAYNQGLSERRARAVADWLAANGVAPERLQVKGYGELNPKYDNKTKEGRKLNRRVEIDVED
- a CDS encoding methyl-accepting chemotaxis protein; the protein is MNFIKTSLGNKVMVLTSLLTATAFIILFLANSFWQQNTMMEEIESNAYKTADMLQLAIREPMAKGDNRATTEKFATVSKKYKDVEIYLTNFKGNITYSTNTGDIRSDIKDKIRDKDINSIIANSLKNPLKDGLLSEINGREVFVEVETIKNEKGCYHCHGRRQPVLGSLVMVQDVSHQFATFHASQFKGAALSFCGFISLLAALLFFMRRSIVNRIQIISGATSDFAQGDLDAKFDVDSCDELGLLGDNLGEMARQIKDQLVYNRGVLSGINVPMFVTDGEDRFDFINGRLLEILGKTESDVLGKPVGDIFRSEGKSITSGAKPRGLLRYEREDGVEFPLRYQVSPLLNAENETVGAIAVTIDLTEEEANRKHIEQQQEALLEVANEVTEVARNLLSYTTELSQQMNELTSGVDTTAMQTGQVATAMEEMNATVLEVAQNTSETAEASDRANSVARDGGQVVSNTVSEIHIVTETTEKLSGMLADLSERAINIGEVMSVINDIADQTNLLALNAAIEAARAGEAGRGFAVVADEVRKLAEKTMGATNEVESAISLIQQSTNQVVSEMGGVQGRVENSVQMAEGAGGVLDQIVNESETIADMVRAIATAAEQQTATSDEINNSVTEINSLSQALSEGIQNANSNIQEVAEMAEKLSQLVERFK
- a CDS encoding cytochrome c family protein; its protein translation is MMGRGFAVRIGVFVAVIVVYSCALAGYGITDSAVYVGSEACEECHEVEYRNYKKFSKKAHSAKSVKIMASDLDADELKECFVCHATGYGKPGGFTSFEETPHLADAGCEVCHGPGSLHVEDGDPELIKLKMTIEECEVCHNAERVNNFNYKPLIFGGAH
- a CDS encoding 4Fe-4S dicluster domain-containing protein; this translates as MGIVNITKTYDADFVKQVEKESGQDMSLCYQCGNCTAGCPYTFAYDIPVSRIMRLVQAGQKDTVLKCKSIWLCATCESCTTRCPNNIDVAHIMDVLRHMARREGYASVPTVKKFWDSFLDSVENNGRVFEVGLLAAYVAKTGRFWTDLDLGPKVLPKGKMHFKPHEIQGKDEIKKIFKRFEEESRK
- a CDS encoding CoB--CoM heterodisulfide reductase iron-sulfur subunit B family protein, which gives rise to MSDSLTYAYYPGCSGSGTSMEYDMSTRAVCDKLGIRLTDIPDWSCCGSTPAHTVDHTLSSALSARNLQLVEKMNMDTAITPCPSCLTNLKTAEHRMEKDEMRDKVNKLLDNPYNGGVATKSVLQIIVEDLGLDALKKSTIKPLKGLKVAAYYGCIMNRPPEVMNFDDPEHPMAMDNIMKAMGATVLPFPLKVECCGASFGIPRKDVVMNLSGKLLDVADDLGVDALVTACPLCQMNLDLRQSQVNSATGARHDLPIFYYTQLMGIALGMSEKEMGMDKLCVSPRKALAAIGKEEKK
- a CDS encoding CoB--CoM heterodisulfide reductase iron-sulfur subunit A family protein, whose translation is MKIGVFVCHCGTNIEGTVDTAAVAAAAREFPGVVFATDTMYACSEPGQDEIIEAIKEHKLDGVVVASCTPRMHEPTFRKTLERAGLNRYLFEMANIREHVSWIGRDREANTNKSVDLVRMAAAKLLNNKPLNAKFFDMNKRVMIVGGGVAGIQAALDCADGGLDVILVEKTSSIGGKMAKLDKTFPTVDCSSCILGPRMVDVAQHPNITLYACSEIEEVNGYVGNFSVKVKRKATYVDWDKCTGCGICMEKCPSKKADNPFDEDLGKAPAINIPFPQAIPKKAVIDPNFCIKIKRDKCGVCAKVCPSEAIVYDQVDEFVVEEVGAVVAATGFDLVDWTVYGEYGGGEYPDVITSLQYERMLSASGPTEGHIKRPSDGKEPKNVVFIQCVGSRDKSIGRPYCSGFCCMYTAKQAILTKDHCPDSQSYVFYMDIRSPGKMFDEFTRRAQEEYEARYIRGRVSMIYPKGDKLVVRGADTLMGEQVEVDADLVVLAVGAEAAVGASDLAKKLRISYDAYGFFMEGHPKLKPVETNTAGVFLAGSCQGPKDIPSSVAQGSAAAAKVLAMFAKDQLESDPAVSVVDIKRCIGCGKCISTCPFGAIKEVDFRGQPKAEVIETICQGCGICTSTCPQGAIQLQHFTDNQILAEVNAVCRF
- a CDS encoding hydrogenase iron-sulfur subunit translates to MPVLEGKELRIVGFLCNWCSYGGADTAGVGRFTQPTDLRVIKVPCSGRIDPLFIVKTLMSGADGVLVSGCHPNDCHYAEGNFYARRRLEMLKRFIPMLGIDPERFDYTWVSASEGQRWQEVVTKFTEQIHKLGPARKIEGPDAEETLKLMEASL
- a CDS encoding 4Fe-4S dicluster domain-containing protein; its protein translation is MKNLEDLKKQIKDGLSELDVVIGWTDSFDPLHATPHFMRSEADVDKLKVDALCVHNLATYLPSLKGKKVGIVVKGCDSRSVVELLQENLINRDDVTIFGFGCSGVVDQVKIRRAVGDAGMVESCEVSDSEVKLTVAGKEHKLPMADVLADKCQTCRYPNAVLSDQFVGEEIKATASFEDGYKDLEEFEAKSTEEKFAFWLGEMDRCIRCYACRNACPMCVCRDHCVAQSRDPHWLSQEAHVRDKWMFQVIHAYHLTGRCTECGECQRACPVDIPILLFKKKFNKEIKEVFNYEAGLDPEATPPLQTFKIEEPTIKEKEW